The following are encoded together in the Trichomycterus rosablanca isolate fTriRos1 chromosome 19, fTriRos1.hap1, whole genome shotgun sequence genome:
- the gpsm2l gene encoding G protein signaling modulator 2, like isoform X1, with protein sequence MDLRMKNEEQSFFVRSRMEASCLELALEGERLCKTGDYRAGVSFFESAIQVGTEDLQILSAIYSQLGNAYFHLQDYSKALEFHRHDLTLTRTIGDQLGEAKASGNLGNTLKVLGRYDEAAACCQRHWDISTMLHDKVGQARALYNYGNVYHAKGKNICWSGTDPGEFPEEARIALKKATEYYEANLSIVKELGDRAAQGRTCGNLGNTQYLLGNFQNAVLAHEQRLHIAKEFGDRAAERRAYCNLGNAYIFLGQFEVAAENYKRTLQLARQLRDRAVEAQACYSLGNTYTLLQDYERAIDYHLKHLIIAQDLKDRIGEGRACWSLGNAHTALGNHEQALHYAQKHLEISREIGDQSGEVTARMNVSDLQLVLGLKQNHTNNTDGHLENNGSPTGTNLRSSRRHSMENMELMKLSQDKSPGPFGDEDTLPKQPKSSPVAKASSKLSFINRFKSRKQKTNESLSNKTSPNLSPNATELDPKFAPDTLGDEGFFDLLTRFQGNRMDDQRCSLVGGLTRGSSPSPCDTPPVAVRRPISSCEGEAAAQPGHFLDLLASSQNRRLDEQRVSVGNLPGLRLDQNTSQAVISQLIASADSKDPDEDFFDILIKCQGSRLDDQRCAPPPPPTRGPTVPDEDFFSLIMRSQAKRMDEQRVILPSDPGPTPLNPD encoded by the exons ATGGATTTAAGGATGAAAAATGAGGAGCAAAGTTTCTTTGTGCGTTCCAG GATGGAGGCCTCATGTCTGGAGCTGGCACTGGAGGGCGAGCGGCTGTGTAAGACGGGCGATTATCGTGCAGGTGTTTCCTTTTTCGAGTCGGCAATCCAGGTGGGCACAGAAGACCTTCAGATTCTCAGCGCTATCTACAGTCAGCTGGGTAATGCCTACTTTCACCTGCAGGACTACAGCAAAGCACTCGAGTTCCACAGGCACGACCTCACTCTTACCAG GACAATTGGGGATCAGCTCGGTGAGGCTAAAGCTAGCGGTAATCTGGGAAACACATTAAAGGTTCTGGGTCGATATGACGAGGCAGCAGCTTGTTGTCAGAGACACTGGGACATTTCTACAATGCTCCATGACAAG GTGGGGCAGGCACGAGCGCTGTATAATTATGGCAACGTGTACCACGCCAAGGGTAAGAACATATGCTGGAGTGGTACAGACCCAGGAGAGTTTCCAGAGGAGGCACGGATTGCGCTAAAGAAAGCGACAGAATACTACGA AGCGAATCTCTCCATCGTAAAAGAGCTGGGCGACAGAGCGGCACAGGGCCGGACGTGTGGCAACCTTGGCAACACACAGTACTTGCTTGGAAACTTCCAGAATGCAGTGCTGGCCCATGAACAG AGACTCCACATTGCTAAGGAGTTTGGTGACAGGGCGGCTGAAAGGAGGGCGTACTGCAACCTTGGAAATGCCTACATCTTCCTGGGCCAGTTCGAGGTGGCAGCTGAAAACTACAA GCGTACACTACAGTTGGCCCGGCAGCTGAGGGACCGAGCAGTGGAGGCTCAGGCCTGTTACAGCCTGGGCAACACCTACACACTGCTACAGGACTATGAGAGAGCCATTGACTATCATCTCAAACATCTCATCATCGCTCAGGACCTAAAAGATAG gataggGGAAGGGAGAGCTTGCTGGAGTTTAGGGAACGCCCACACCGCTCTGGGAAACCACGAACAAGCCTTACACTATGCTCAGAAACATCTGGAGATTTctagagag attgGAGACCAGAGTGGGGAGGTCACAGCTCGGATGAACGTGTCAGATTTGCAGCTGGTGTTGGGGCTGAAACAAAACCACACCAACAACACAGACGGCCACCTGGAGAACAACGGGAGTCCAACTG GAACAAATCTGAGGTCAAGTAGAAGACATAGCATGGAGAACATGGAACTCATGAAACTAAGTCAAGACAAAAGTCCA GGACCCTTCGGTGATGAGGACACCTTGCCCAAGCAGCCCAAATCTTCACCTGTAGCCAAGGCTTCATCCAAACTGTCCTTCATCAATCGTTTCAAGAGCAGGAAGCAAAAAACGAATGAAAGTCTGAGTAACAAAACAAGTCCCAACCTGTCTCCTAATGCAACTGAGCTGGACCCTAAg TTTGCACCGGACACGCTGGGCGACGAGGGATTTTTCGACCTCCTCACTCGTTTCCAAGGAAACCGCATGGACGATCAAAGGTGCTCCTTGGTGGGCGGTTTAACCCGGGGCTCCTCCCCCTCCCCCTGTGATACCCCACCTGTAGCTGTGAGAAGAC CTATTTCTTCATGCGAAGGGGAGGCCGCAGCTCAGCCTGGGCATTTCCTCGACCTGCTGGCCAGCTCACAAAACAGGCGGTTGGACGAGCAGCGGGTGAGCGTGGGCAATCTGCCAGGTTTAAGACTCGACCAGAACACCAGCCAGGCTGTGATCAGCCAGCTCATAGCCAGCGCTGATAGCAAGGATCCAGACGAAGACTTCTTCGACATTCTCATCAAGTGCCAG GGTTCCCGGCTGGACGATCAGAGGTGTGCCCCTCCTCCTCCCCCAACACGAGGTCCCACTGTCCCAGATGAAGACTTTTTCAGCCTCATCATGCGCTCACAGGCCAAACGCATGGACGAGCAGCGCGTCATCCTGCCCTCCGACCCCGGACCCACACCCCTCAACCCGGACTGA
- the LOC134333594 gene encoding cytochrome P450 2J6-like — MALSSALLQSVWDYLDLQSLLIFILVFLVFGDYVKHRRPRGFPPAPPGMPFFGNIFSFNFKKAHLDLTQLAMHYGDVYSLRLAQKWTVVLNGYKTVKEALVTQGDSMADRPDSVINEKICHHLGLITSNGPLWKQQRRFALSTLKYFGVGKKSLESAILDEFTYLYRDISKKNGKPFDPYLITNYGVANIICSLVFGHRFEYTDPTFKLMMQIFYESLEIEASIWAQLYNSFPMVMELVPGPHKKILKDWETVKEFVRREIKQHKEDRDPETPRDYIDCYLTEIEKNNADPSGEFKEDNLVMCALDLFVAGSETTSTTLRWAFLYMAKYPEVQEKVQAEIERVIGQSRQPSVEDRVEMPYTDAVLHEIQRIGNIAPLSLPRITTRTVQIGKYTIPKGIEIIPNLTSVMFDKSEWETPNTFNPQHFLDKDGKFVKRAAFIPFSAGKRVCLGENLARMELFLFFTSFLQRFSFSMPAGVKVNMQFCLGITLSPASYEICAIPRHPGHD; from the exons ATGGCGTTGAGCTCGGCTCTTCTGCAGTCTGTGTGGGATTATCTGGATCTCCAGTCTCTCCTgatctttatcctggtctttCTGGTATTTGGAGACTATGTAAAGCACCGCAGACCCAGAGGTTTTCCACCAGCGCCCCCTGGTATGCCTTTCTTCGGGAACATTTTCTCATTCAACTTCAAGAAAGCTCACCTCGACCTGACACAG CTTGCTATGCATTATGGTGATGTGTACAGTCTGCGTTTGGCccaaaaatggacagtggtctTAAATGGCtataaaacagtaaaagaaGCTCTGGTCACTCAGGGAGATAGCATGGCTGACAGACCTGACTCTGTGATCAATGAGAAAATCTGTCATCATCTTG ggCTCATAACCTCTAATGGCCCTCTATGGAAGCAGCAAAGACGTTTTGCCTTGTCTACACTAAAATACTTTGGAGTTGGGAAGAAATCCCTGGAGTCAGCAATCTTGGATGAGTTCACCTACCTTTACAGAGACATCAGTAAAAAAAACG GGAAGCCTTTTGATCCTTATCTGATTACAAACTATGGTGTAGCCAACATTATCTGCTCTCTGGTGTTCGGCCATCGCTTCGAGTACACAGACCCCACATTCAAACTGATGATGCAGATTTTTTACGAATCACTGGAGATCGAGGCCTCCATCTGGGCTCAG CTGTATAATTCCTTCCCCATGGTGATGGAGTTGGTGCCAGGTCCTCACAAGAAAATACTGAAGGACTGGGAAACAGTGAAAGAATTTGTGAGAAGGGAAATCAAGCAGCACAAGGAAGACCGAGACCCCGAAACGCCAAGAGACTACATCGACTGTTACCTGACTGAGATTGAGAAG aataaTGCCGATCCGTCAGGAGAATTTAAAGAGGACAATCTGGTGATGTGCGCTCTTGATCTTTTTGTAGCTGGATCTGAAACCACCTCGACTACTCTGCGCTGGGCTTTTCTCTACATGGCTAAATATCCTGAAGTGCAGG AAAAAGTTCAAGCTGAGATCGAAAGGGTAATTGGGCAGTCGAGGCAGCCGAGTGTCGAGGACAGAGTTGAAATGCCCTACACTGATGCAGTTCTGCATGAGATCCAGAGGATTGGAAATATTGCTCCCCTGAGCCTACCCAGAATCACCACCAGGACTGTGCAGATAGGAAAATACACTATTCCTAAG gGCATTGAGATTATTCCCAATCTAACCTCAGTGATGTTTGATAAGAGTGAGTGGGAGACACCAAATACCTTCAATCCACAGCACTTCCTCGATAAAGATGGGAAGTTTGTGAAGAGGGCGGCATTTATTCCTTTCTCAGCAG GTAAACGAGTGTGTCTCGGCGAGAACCTTGCCCGGATGGAGCTTTTCCTGTTCTTCACTTCCTTCCTGCAGCGATTTAGCTTCTCCATGCCTGCCGGGGTGAAAGTGAACATGCAGTTCTGCCTGGGCATCACGTTGAGCCCTGCATCATATGAGATCTGTGCCATCCCAAGACACCCAGGTCATGACTGA
- the gpsm2l gene encoding G protein signaling modulator 2, like isoform X2, which yields MEASCLELALEGERLCKTGDYRAGVSFFESAIQVGTEDLQILSAIYSQLGNAYFHLQDYSKALEFHRHDLTLTRTIGDQLGEAKASGNLGNTLKVLGRYDEAAACCQRHWDISTMLHDKVGQARALYNYGNVYHAKGKNICWSGTDPGEFPEEARIALKKATEYYEANLSIVKELGDRAAQGRTCGNLGNTQYLLGNFQNAVLAHEQRLHIAKEFGDRAAERRAYCNLGNAYIFLGQFEVAAENYKRTLQLARQLRDRAVEAQACYSLGNTYTLLQDYERAIDYHLKHLIIAQDLKDRIGEGRACWSLGNAHTALGNHEQALHYAQKHLEISREIGDQSGEVTARMNVSDLQLVLGLKQNHTNNTDGHLENNGSPTGTNLRSSRRHSMENMELMKLSQDKSPGPFGDEDTLPKQPKSSPVAKASSKLSFINRFKSRKQKTNESLSNKTSPNLSPNATELDPKFAPDTLGDEGFFDLLTRFQGNRMDDQRCSLVGGLTRGSSPSPCDTPPVAVRRPISSCEGEAAAQPGHFLDLLASSQNRRLDEQRVSVGNLPGLRLDQNTSQAVISQLIASADSKDPDEDFFDILIKCQGSRLDDQRCAPPPPPTRGPTVPDEDFFSLIMRSQAKRMDEQRVILPSDPGPTPLNPD from the exons ATGGAGGCCTCATGTCTGGAGCTGGCACTGGAGGGCGAGCGGCTGTGTAAGACGGGCGATTATCGTGCAGGTGTTTCCTTTTTCGAGTCGGCAATCCAGGTGGGCACAGAAGACCTTCAGATTCTCAGCGCTATCTACAGTCAGCTGGGTAATGCCTACTTTCACCTGCAGGACTACAGCAAAGCACTCGAGTTCCACAGGCACGACCTCACTCTTACCAG GACAATTGGGGATCAGCTCGGTGAGGCTAAAGCTAGCGGTAATCTGGGAAACACATTAAAGGTTCTGGGTCGATATGACGAGGCAGCAGCTTGTTGTCAGAGACACTGGGACATTTCTACAATGCTCCATGACAAG GTGGGGCAGGCACGAGCGCTGTATAATTATGGCAACGTGTACCACGCCAAGGGTAAGAACATATGCTGGAGTGGTACAGACCCAGGAGAGTTTCCAGAGGAGGCACGGATTGCGCTAAAGAAAGCGACAGAATACTACGA AGCGAATCTCTCCATCGTAAAAGAGCTGGGCGACAGAGCGGCACAGGGCCGGACGTGTGGCAACCTTGGCAACACACAGTACTTGCTTGGAAACTTCCAGAATGCAGTGCTGGCCCATGAACAG AGACTCCACATTGCTAAGGAGTTTGGTGACAGGGCGGCTGAAAGGAGGGCGTACTGCAACCTTGGAAATGCCTACATCTTCCTGGGCCAGTTCGAGGTGGCAGCTGAAAACTACAA GCGTACACTACAGTTGGCCCGGCAGCTGAGGGACCGAGCAGTGGAGGCTCAGGCCTGTTACAGCCTGGGCAACACCTACACACTGCTACAGGACTATGAGAGAGCCATTGACTATCATCTCAAACATCTCATCATCGCTCAGGACCTAAAAGATAG gataggGGAAGGGAGAGCTTGCTGGAGTTTAGGGAACGCCCACACCGCTCTGGGAAACCACGAACAAGCCTTACACTATGCTCAGAAACATCTGGAGATTTctagagag attgGAGACCAGAGTGGGGAGGTCACAGCTCGGATGAACGTGTCAGATTTGCAGCTGGTGTTGGGGCTGAAACAAAACCACACCAACAACACAGACGGCCACCTGGAGAACAACGGGAGTCCAACTG GAACAAATCTGAGGTCAAGTAGAAGACATAGCATGGAGAACATGGAACTCATGAAACTAAGTCAAGACAAAAGTCCA GGACCCTTCGGTGATGAGGACACCTTGCCCAAGCAGCCCAAATCTTCACCTGTAGCCAAGGCTTCATCCAAACTGTCCTTCATCAATCGTTTCAAGAGCAGGAAGCAAAAAACGAATGAAAGTCTGAGTAACAAAACAAGTCCCAACCTGTCTCCTAATGCAACTGAGCTGGACCCTAAg TTTGCACCGGACACGCTGGGCGACGAGGGATTTTTCGACCTCCTCACTCGTTTCCAAGGAAACCGCATGGACGATCAAAGGTGCTCCTTGGTGGGCGGTTTAACCCGGGGCTCCTCCCCCTCCCCCTGTGATACCCCACCTGTAGCTGTGAGAAGAC CTATTTCTTCATGCGAAGGGGAGGCCGCAGCTCAGCCTGGGCATTTCCTCGACCTGCTGGCCAGCTCACAAAACAGGCGGTTGGACGAGCAGCGGGTGAGCGTGGGCAATCTGCCAGGTTTAAGACTCGACCAGAACACCAGCCAGGCTGTGATCAGCCAGCTCATAGCCAGCGCTGATAGCAAGGATCCAGACGAAGACTTCTTCGACATTCTCATCAAGTGCCAG GGTTCCCGGCTGGACGATCAGAGGTGTGCCCCTCCTCCTCCCCCAACACGAGGTCCCACTGTCCCAGATGAAGACTTTTTCAGCCTCATCATGCGCTCACAGGCCAAACGCATGGACGAGCAGCGCGTCATCCTGCCCTCCGACCCCGGACCCACACCCCTCAACCCGGACTGA